GACGGAAGCGGTGTCGACGGCGTCGGCGTTTCTCGCCCGGGGCCCGGTGGTGTCCTACGTGCAGCGGGGGAGCGCCCCCGACGTACTCGACGCGCTCGGTGGCGGCAACACCGGCATCCCCCTCGTCGTCCTCGTCAACGGCGGCACCGCCAGCGCCGCCGAGATCGTGGCCGGCGCGTTGCAGGACCGCGGCCGCGCGGTGATCGTCGGCACTCCGACGTTCGGCAAGGGCAGCGTGCAGGCGCCGGACCAGCTCTCCGACGGTTCCGACATCGAGCTGACGATCGGCCACTACCTGACCCCCGACGGCCGTTCGCTCGACGGTGTGGGCATCACCCCTGACGTGCTGATCGGTCCGGACACCTCGAATGCCGAGCTCTACCGGCGCGCGACCGAGGTGCTGTCCGGGCTGACCGCCGACGCCGGAAGCGCCGGCTGATGGGGGAGCAGCCGTGGTGAAGGAGTCCGGCCGCAAGCTGATCGTGCAGAACCGCAAGGCGCGTCACGACTACGCGATCGAGGACGTCCTCGAGGCAGGCATGGTCCTCGTCGGCACCGAGGTGAAGTCGCTGCGGGCCGGCCGCGCCTCACTGGTCGATGCCTTCGCCAGCGTGCGGGACGGGGAGGTGTGGCTGGAGAACCTGCACATTCCCGAATACACCGAGGGCACCTGGACCAACCACGAGCCGCGGCGCCGCCGCAAGCTGCTGTTGCACCGCGGCGAGATCGACAAGCTGGTGCGCACCACCAAGGAGTCCGGCTTCACGCTGGTCCCGCTGTCGATGTACTTCAAGGACGGCCGGGTCAAGGTGGAGATCGCGGTCGCGCGCGGCAAGAAGGCCTATGACAAGCGCCAGACGCTCGCGGCACGCGACGCCCAGCGGGAGATCGCCCGCACCGCGGGACGCCGCCACAAGGGCCGGGAGTGACCACGCCGCCGCTGTCCGACTCCGACGTCGTCGGCTACTGGCACGCCCTCGGCCTGCCCGGCATCGTCGATGCCCACGTGCACTTCATGCCGGAGTCCGTGATGCGCAAGGTGTGGGCGTACTTCGACGGCAAGGGACCGCTGACCGGACGCGAGTGGCCGATCGAGTACCGGTGGCCCGAGACAGACCGGCTCGCCCACCTGCGCGGCATGGGGGTCCGTGCCTTCCCTTCGCTCGTGTATGCCCACAAGCCCGGCATGTCCGAGTGGCTGAACGGCTGGGCGGCGC
This genomic stretch from Mycobacteriales bacterium harbors:
- the smpB gene encoding SsrA-binding protein SmpB produces the protein MVKESGRKLIVQNRKARHDYAIEDVLEAGMVLVGTEVKSLRAGRASLVDAFASVRDGEVWLENLHIPEYTEGTWTNHEPRRRRKLLLHRGEIDKLVRTTKESGFTLVPLSMYFKDGRVKVEIAVARGKKAYDKRQTLAARDAQREIARTAGRRHKGRE